A genomic stretch from Anabrus simplex isolate iqAnaSimp1 chromosome 2, ASM4041472v1, whole genome shotgun sequence includes:
- the LOC136864763 gene encoding uncharacterized protein: MEHSNLLSPGEVFTIVSRRLDSENIKVEEVVFAPIGSGMTGFMGDHLRIQVVVKETRLGQRYELQFFSKSLPTTSQEHIDYVLSFGAYEKEVVAYSSILPELRECLATRARWSCDCFLTRPDLIVLENISHQGFQLHDSLKCMDNAHITLVLSSLARLHAASLIFEERHSKIDDAFKEVMFENLFSATEGSSSYNWFMTGINTAVHLTKYLEKFSDNAKLLSVIKKELPDICKLMWEFVKPSKKFRNVLCHGDLWNNNIMFRYENERPVELRFIDFQMYRYIPPVAEILFFLHMTTRRAYREAHLEDFLALYYETLTHELHLQGYESEQLLPLTEIRESLEAYRNMGRIIGVILNQMCLMDPEIIAPYATSLGKFRKVLEQDRRQEVDENFQRRPIYRDRLVEALEELIEFTILKNHTN, from the coding sequence ATGGAACACTCAAATTTGTTGTCACCCGGAGAAGTATTCACAATAGTATCTCGACGTCTTGACAGCGAAAATATCAAAGTGGAGGAAGTGGTTTTTGCTCCTATTGGTTCTGGTATGACCGGCTTCATGGGCGACCACCTGAGGATCCAGGTTGTTGTCAAGGAAACTCGTTTGGGACAGCGCTACGAACTCCAGTTTTTTTCCAAATCCTTACCAACTACCTCACAGGAACATATTGATTATGTGCTCTCATTTGGTGCGTATGAGAAAGAGGTTGTAGCGTACTCTTCCATTCTTCCAGAATTAAGAGAATGTCTAGCCACTCGAGCTCGTTGGTCATGTGACTGCTTCCTAACCAGACCTGATCTTATAGTGCTGGAGAACATTTCACATCAAGGGTTCCAGCTTCATGACAGTTTAAAATGTATGGATAATGCACATATTACTCTTGTGTTGAGCAGTCTGGCACGACTCCATGCAGCCTCCTTAATTTTTGAGGAGAGGCATTCCAAGATTGATGACGCTTTCAAGGAAGTTATGTTTGAGAATCTCTTTTCAGCCACTGAGGGTAGTTCTAGTTACAATTGGTTCATGACTGGGATAAACACTGCAGTACACCTCACCAAGTACCTTGAAAAGTTTAGTGATAATGCAAAGCTCCTAAGTGTGATCAAGAAAGAACTTCCTGATATCTGTAAATTAATGTGGGAATTTGTTAAGCCATCAAAGAAATTCAGAAATGTATTATGTCATGGGGACCTATGGAATAACAATATAATGTTTcgatatgaaaatgaaagaccagTAGAACTGAGGTTTATAGACTTCCAAATGTACCGCTACATTCCTCCAGTAGCCGAAATACTATTTTTCCTCCACATGACCACTAGACGAGCATACAGAGAAGCTCACCTGGAGGATTTCCTTGCTCTTTATTATGAAACTTTAACCCATGAACTGCACCTTCAGGGCTACGAAAGTGAACAACTTCTACCATTGACTGAAATCCGCGAGAGTTTGGAAGCATACAGGAATATGGGTCGTATAATTGGAGTGATTTTAAATCAGATGTGCTTAATGGATCCAGAAATTATAGCACCATATGCAACATCTTTAGGGAAATTTAGGAAAGTTCTGGAACAAGACCGTAGGCAGGAAGTTGACGAGAATTTTCAAAGACGCCCTATCTACAGGGATAGGCTTGTGGAGGCacttgaagaattaattgaatttacTATTCTCAAGAATCACACCAACTGA